A single region of the Thermodesulfatator indicus DSM 15286 genome encodes:
- the cobO gene encoding cob(I)yrinic acid a,c-diamide adenosyltransferase, producing the protein MVSNKNFTGYVQVYTGNGKGKTTAALGLALRALGAGFRVFLGQFIKSSEYNEIKALRKFEPAVEIAQFGRGCFIKGKPSPEDYQLAQEGFTFCQEKILSGQFNLVILDELNLVLHFGLLDLAKVLELLKVRPRHTEIVITGRYAPPELIEAADLVTEMREIKHYFRQGVAAREGIEK; encoded by the coding sequence ATGGTTAGCAATAAAAATTTTACAGGATACGTCCAAGTTTATACAGGAAACGGCAAAGGGAAGACTACCGCCGCCCTAGGTTTGGCTTTAAGGGCCCTTGGGGCTGGATTCAGGGTCTTTTTGGGACAGTTTATAAAGAGCAGTGAGTACAACGAAATAAAAGCTCTAAGAAAATTTGAACCGGCCGTTGAAATAGCCCAATTTGGGCGAGGTTGCTTTATCAAAGGTAAGCCTTCTCCTGAGGATTACCAGCTGGCTCAAGAAGGTTTTACCTTTTGCCAGGAAAAAATTCTTTCTGGCCAGTTTAACCTGGTGATACTGGATGAACTTAATCTTGTTTTACATTTTGGGCTATTAGATTTAGCTAAAGTGCTGGAGTTGCTTAAAGTCCGGCCCAGACATACAGAAATTGTAATTACAGGACGTTATGCCCCACCTGAGCTTATTGAAGCAGCAGACCTGGTCACGGAAATGAGGGAAATTAAACATTATTTTCGTCAGGGAGTAGCAGCCCGCGAAGGTATAGAAAAATAG
- a CDS encoding NAD+ synthase, whose product MKIALAQINPTIGAFWQNSQKILAFTEKAQKKGAELVIFPELSLCGYPPRDLLTRKDFRKAVEDTLIYLKKNLPKDITVVLGAPRSKDGAKNLPVENQAIVITNGEEVVSYGKNLLPPYDIFDEPRYFKPSYQTACFLLKGISIGLSICEDIWPLPGFLDFDYAFDPLEGLAGRIEILITITASPYFVGKVDIRKKLLASQAKRLGAYIFYVNQVGAHDHLLFDGQSLIVSPEGKIVGEAKDFEEDLILFDFSAKKAIKHPISESKTASLLKSLVFGVREYFRKTGFKGALIGLSGGIDSSVTAVIATKALGPENVIGVLMPSPYTSQESNEDAKKLAANLGIKTLTIPISQTFETLRQEIAKSLGRKTKGLTQENLQARIRGNILMALANEFNYLVLNTGNKSELAVGYCTLYGDTCGALSVLGDVLKNDVYALAREVNREKEIIPARVLKKPPSAELRPDQKDEDDLPPYRILDPIIKGFVEEGKSVRELISQGYPKKIVKEVLKRLRIEEYKRWQLPPTLKVSPRAFGYGWRYPITHKFFFEE is encoded by the coding sequence ATGAAAATTGCTTTAGCCCAGATAAATCCCACAATAGGCGCTTTTTGGCAAAACTCCCAAAAAATTTTGGCTTTTACAGAAAAGGCCCAAAAAAAAGGGGCTGAACTTGTAATTTTCCCGGAACTAAGCCTTTGCGGTTATCCTCCAAGAGATTTATTGACACGCAAAGATTTCAGAAAAGCGGTAGAAGACACTTTAATTTATCTCAAAAAAAATTTGCCCAAAGATATTACCGTTGTACTAGGTGCCCCCAGGTCTAAAGATGGGGCTAAAAATTTACCTGTAGAAAACCAGGCCATCGTGATAACTAATGGAGAAGAAGTTGTTTCTTACGGCAAAAACCTGTTACCTCCTTACGATATTTTTGATGAACCTCGTTATTTTAAACCTTCTTATCAAACTGCTTGCTTTTTGCTGAAGGGAATAAGTATTGGACTTAGCATCTGTGAAGATATTTGGCCGTTACCAGGATTTCTTGATTTCGATTACGCCTTTGACCCCCTTGAAGGCCTTGCCGGACGTATCGAAATCCTTATCACCATAACTGCTAGCCCTTATTTTGTTGGTAAAGTAGATATCCGCAAGAAACTGCTGGCCTCTCAAGCCAAGCGCCTGGGAGCCTATATTTTTTATGTCAACCAGGTGGGAGCCCATGACCATTTACTTTTTGATGGCCAAAGCCTAATAGTCTCGCCTGAAGGCAAAATTGTTGGTGAAGCCAAAGATTTCGAAGAAGACCTCATACTTTTTGACTTTTCTGCTAAAAAAGCAATAAAACATCCTATCTCTGAGTCTAAAACGGCCAGCCTTCTTAAATCTTTAGTTTTTGGAGTGAGAGAGTACTTTCGAAAGACCGGGTTTAAAGGAGCCCTTATAGGCCTTTCAGGCGGTATAGATTCTTCAGTAACAGCGGTTATTGCCACAAAGGCCCTGGGGCCCGAAAATGTAATAGGTGTACTTATGCCTTCTCCCTATACCAGTCAGGAAAGTAACGAAGATGCTAAAAAATTAGCCGCCAATCTTGGCATCAAGACTTTGACTATCCCTATTTCACAAACCTTTGAAACTCTTCGACAGGAAATAGCCAAATCACTTGGCCGTAAAACAAAAGGTCTTACGCAAGAAAATCTGCAGGCCAGAATAAGGGGCAACATTCTCATGGCCCTGGCCAATGAGTTTAATTACTTGGTTTTAAATACGGGCAATAAGAGCGAATTGGCCGTAGGGTACTGCACTCTCTATGGAGATACTTGTGGGGCTCTTTCAGTTCTAGGTGACGTGCTAAAAAACGACGTATATGCCCTGGCTCGCGAAGTAAATCGGGAAAAAGAAATAATTCCAGCACGAGTGCTTAAAAAACCACCATCAGCCGAGTTGCGGCCAGATCAGAAAGACGAAGACGATCTCCCCCCCTATCGAATTCTTGATCCCATTATCAAAGGTTTTGTCGAGGAGGGGAAGAGTGTTCGCGAACTGATTTCTCAAGGTTACCCAAAAAAAATAGTAAAAGAAGTTTTAAAGCGCTTGCGTATTGAAGAATATAAGCGCTGGCAACTCCCGCCTACATTAAAAGTAAGCCCCAGGGCTTTTGGCTATGGCTGGCGTTACCCTATAACGCATAAGTTCTTTTTTGAAGAGTAA
- a CDS encoding CAAX prenyl protease-related protein: MMPKTIYYILPFALFLVLTFVGSYLPSKYYFYLYILKTFSVGFLLFYWRKNFVELYSRINSREILLALISGVFVLVCWVGGEGIFPTIGTPKAISPFAETSSLWISWTFIGIRLIGAAIMVPVLEELFWRSFLMRYLIDKDFYKVPLGAYTHFSFWTAATLFALEHFRVLPGFLAGVIYGGLLCYSKNIWVPILSHAITNLGLGLYVLITGKWIFW, from the coding sequence ATGATGCCTAAAACAATATATTATATTTTACCATTTGCATTATTTTTAGTCTTAACTTTTGTAGGCTCTTATTTACCTTCTAAATACTATTTTTACCTCTATATTTTGAAGACTTTTTCCGTTGGTTTTTTGCTTTTTTATTGGCGTAAAAATTTTGTTGAGCTTTACTCACGCATTAATAGTAGAGAAATCCTTTTGGCTTTAATAAGCGGTGTTTTTGTTTTGGTTTGCTGGGTTGGAGGAGAAGGAATATTCCCTACTATAGGTACTCCCAAAGCGATTTCTCCTTTTGCCGAAACCTCTTCACTCTGGATTTCCTGGACATTTATAGGGATAAGGCTTATTGGGGCCGCTATAATGGTCCCTGTGCTTGAAGAGCTTTTCTGGCGTTCTTTTCTAATGCGCTATTTGATAGACAAGGATTTTTATAAAGTACCGCTAGGTGCTTACACCCATTTTTCTTTTTGGACAGCGGCTACCCTTTTTGCTCTTGAGCATTTTAGAGTTCTCCCGGGATTTTTAGCAGGTGTAATATACGGCGGCCTTCTTTGTTATAGCAAAAATATATGGGTACCCATCCTTTCTCACGCAATAACCAACCTCGGCCTGGGGCTTTATGTGTTGATCACGGGGAAATGGATATTCTGGTAA